AAAAGTTTATAAGGATGTACCCGTTGACCAACTTCTTGAAAACCAGTGATAGGTGAAAAGTGAAAATTCCACAGTTAGACCTTGTTGCGCAATATAAAAGAATAAAAAATGAGATTGACGAAGCCATTTTAAAAGTACTTGAAAAGGGTGAGTTTATTCTTGGAGAAGAAGTAAGGGCATTAGAAGAGTCAGTTTCGAAATTTGTTGGCGTTAAGCATGCAATAGGAGTTGCTTCAGGAACAGATGCACTTCTTCTTTCTCTTATGGCTATTGGCATAAAAGAAGGAGACAAAGTCATTACTACTCCTTTTACTTTTTTTGCAACTGCAGGAAGCATTGCAAGATTAGGTGCAAGACCAATATTTGTTGATATCGACTTAAATACATATAATATTGACCCTAATAAACTTGAAGACTTCCTAAAGAAATCCTATACTCCCAGAATGAAAGCAATTATTCCTGTTCATCTCTACGGGCAATGTGCTGATATGGATCCAATTATGGAATTAGCAAAGAAATATAACTTGAAAGTTATTGAAGATGCTGCACAGTCTATTGGTGCAACCTACAAAGGCAAGCAATCTGGAAGTATTGGTGACACTGGATGTTTCAGCTTCTTCCCATCCAAAAATCTTGGCGCATATGGTGATGGTGGAATGGTTGTAACAAACGACGATGAAATAGCCGAAAAAATAAGGCTTTTGCGTGTGCATGGGGCAAAACCAAAATACTATCACTCAATGGTTGGAATTAATAGCAGGCTTGATGAAATTCAGGCAGCGGTACTAAATGTAAAATTCAAATATTTGCCTCAGTGGATTGAGCAAAAAAGAGAAAAGGCAGAATTATATAATAAATTGTTCAAGGAAAACCTGGGGGATAAAGTAATTACTCCTTACGAAGCACCATATAACTACCACACATACCACCAATATACAATAAGAGTTCAAAATAGAGATGCTTTAAGGCAATATTTAACAGAAGCAGGCATAGGAACGGCAATATATTATCCACTGACTTTGCATTTGCAGAAATGTTTTGAGAATTTAGGATATAAGGAAGGTGATTTCCAAATGTCCGAAAAAGCAAGTAAAGAAGTATTAAGTTTGCCAATGTACCCAGAACTTGAAGAAAATAAACAAGTGGAGGTAGCTAAAAAAATTAAGGAATTTTTTGAAAAGGAAACAAAATGAGCGGCGGTAAACCCGATAAAGCTGTTTCAGTTTTAAGAACTCTCCCTCAGTTTATAAAACACTTGCGCGGTTGTTTAAAAGATTCAGAGAGGAGAGCTATAAAGAAATTATGGTCTACACAAATATTAAAAGCGCAAGGCTTTGTCCGTTATCATGGGAAAGGTATTCAAAGAATCTTTTTAAATTTGTTGATAATATTTCCCTGATTAAAGCATCCTGCAAGAGGGAATTAAAAATTGCTGACCCTGAAAATATAAATTAGAATTACAAACAAGGAGGAAAAGTATGAAGGGTATAGTTTTAGCAGGTGGCACAGGTTCAAGGTTAAAGCCTTTGACAAATGTAACGAACAAACACCTATTACCAGTTGGTAAGTACCCAA
This genomic stretch from Caldisericum sp. harbors:
- a CDS encoding nucleotidyltransferase family protein: MKGIVLAGGTGSRLKPLTNVTNKHLLPVGKYP
- a CDS encoding DegT/DnrJ/EryC1/StrS family aminotransferase, producing MKIPQLDLVAQYKRIKNEIDEAILKVLEKGEFILGEEVRALEESVSKFVGVKHAIGVASGTDALLLSLMAIGIKEGDKVITTPFTFFATAGSIARLGARPIFVDIDLNTYNIDPNKLEDFLKKSYTPRMKAIIPVHLYGQCADMDPIMELAKKYNLKVIEDAAQSIGATYKGKQSGSIGDTGCFSFFPSKNLGAYGDGGMVVTNDDEIAEKIRLLRVHGAKPKYYHSMVGINSRLDEIQAAVLNVKFKYLPQWIEQKREKAELYNKLFKENLGDKVITPYEAPYNYHTYHQYTIRVQNRDALRQYLTEAGIGTAIYYPLTLHLQKCFENLGYKEGDFQMSEKASKEVLSLPMYPELEENKQVEVAKKIKEFFEKETK